From a region of the Bacteroidota bacterium genome:
- a CDS encoding sigma-54 dependent transcriptional regulator, protein MSSLKIFVVEDDTWYAGIIEHYLLKNPDYEVEKFHDASSCLENLFKAPSVITLDYSLPDMNGLECMRRIKKRFPEIPVIIISGQREVATAVDLIKEGAYDYIVKDEDALDRLWNVLRILKENLELREENIRLKDEMGGKYEFSRAIIGNSEVMKKVFSIMKKATDSNINISIYGETGTGKELIAKSIHYNSSRRKNPFVPVNVSAIPEELIESELFGHEKGAFTGAGARRTGKFEEANNGTLLLDEIADMSMNMQAKVLRALQEREISRIGSNKIIKLNVRVITATHKDLADEVRAGNFRKDLYYRILGIPINLPALRERGHDILQLARYFADNFCKENNFKTYSFSREAKEKLLSYHFPGNVRELRAIIEMAVVMSDNNQIEAGEISFHSPEPPTGFLNMETTLENYTVQIIKHFLEKYNHNAITVAEKLDIGKSTIYRMIKKHNL, encoded by the coding sequence ATGAGCAGTCTTAAGATCTTTGTTGTTGAAGATGATACCTGGTATGCAGGGATCATTGAGCATTACCTGCTGAAAAATCCCGATTATGAGGTTGAGAAGTTTCATGATGCTTCTTCCTGCCTGGAAAACCTTTTTAAAGCACCTTCGGTCATCACCCTCGATTACTCGCTCCCGGATATGAACGGACTGGAGTGCATGCGCAGGATCAAAAAGAGGTTTCCTGAAATACCTGTCATCATTATCAGCGGACAAAGGGAAGTCGCCACCGCTGTCGACCTGATCAAAGAAGGTGCCTACGACTATATCGTGAAGGATGAGGATGCCCTCGACAGACTCTGGAATGTGCTCAGGATACTTAAAGAAAACCTTGAGCTGAGAGAGGAAAACATCAGACTGAAAGATGAAATGGGAGGCAAATATGAGTTCTCCCGTGCGATTATAGGAAACAGTGAGGTAATGAAAAAGGTCTTTTCGATCATGAAAAAGGCTACCGACTCCAACATCAATATCTCTATTTACGGTGAGACCGGCACAGGAAAAGAATTGATAGCCAAAAGCATACATTATAACTCATCACGCAGGAAAAATCCATTTGTTCCTGTCAATGTAAGTGCCATCCCCGAAGAACTTATCGAGAGTGAATTGTTCGGTCATGAGAAAGGGGCCTTCACAGGAGCCGGCGCCAGACGAACTGGCAAGTTCGAAGAAGCCAATAACGGTACCCTCTTGCTTGATGAAATTGCCGATATGAGCATGAATATGCAGGCTAAAGTCCTTAGAGCCCTCCAGGAAAGAGAAATTTCAAGAATTGGAAGCAATAAGATCATCAAACTCAATGTGAGAGTGATCACCGCAACCCATAAAGACCTTGCAGATGAAGTCCGGGCCGGCAATTTCAGAAAGGACCTGTACTACAGAATTCTGGGCATACCTATAAACCTTCCTGCCCTCAGGGAAAGGGGACACGACATCCTGCAACTGGCAAGATATTTTGCAGATAACTTCTGTAAAGAAAACAATTTCAAAACTTATTCATTCTCCAGGGAAGCCAAGGAAAAACTACTTTCCTACCATTTCCCGGGAAACGTAAGGGAACTGAGAGCCATCATCGAAATGGCCGTAGTTATGTCGGATAACAACCAGATCGAGGCCGGCGAAATCTCCTTTCATTCCCCCGAACCCCCTACCGGTTTCCTGAATATGGAGACAACCCTGGAAAACTATACTGTCCAGATCATTAAGCATTTCCTGGAAAAATATAACCATAATGCCATCACCGTGGCTGAAAAACTGGATATCGGCAAATCAACCATTTACCGAATGATCAAAAAACACAATCTCTGA
- a CDS encoding FIST C-terminal domain-containing protein yields the protein MYIREKEISRITEQMETIAPSEGEILMVMIAEKEHPDLEELVSAMNRKNWKFIGGIFPGILYGNEKFEEGVLVSRLPVVSEPVIVKNMGDDGFMFRNHESIVKSGDKLTAVVLLDGLASNISHFLSNLYHKLGNSVNYIGGGAGSMSLQQQPCLITNQGIHQDAAVVAIINSPGRLGVQHGWARVDGPFIATKTHKNTIYELNWKNAFSVYKEVVENDSGRVITGENFFDVSKAYPFGISRERTECIVRDPITVNDDGALVCVGEVPENSVLAILRGESTLLTEAARNATLNCLETQSTANHAIVFDCISRVLFLQDAYNTEINEVHNAIQQANPGLLLKGALTLGEIAAQQGYLEFLNKTIVVGLLD from the coding sequence ATGTATATAAGAGAAAAGGAAATAAGCAGGATAACAGAGCAAATGGAAACGATTGCACCTTCAGAGGGTGAAATCCTGATGGTGATGATAGCGGAAAAGGAACATCCCGATCTGGAAGAGTTGGTATCTGCTATGAACAGAAAAAACTGGAAATTCATAGGCGGGATCTTCCCCGGAATATTATATGGGAACGAAAAATTTGAAGAAGGGGTTCTTGTGAGCAGGTTACCGGTCGTTTCGGAGCCGGTGATCGTTAAAAACATGGGTGATGACGGGTTTATGTTCAGGAATCATGAAAGCATTGTAAAAAGCGGGGACAAACTCACGGCAGTGGTATTGCTTGACGGGCTGGCATCGAATATCTCCCATTTTCTATCGAATCTCTACCATAAACTTGGAAACTCTGTGAATTACATCGGAGGGGGAGCGGGTTCAATGAGCCTGCAGCAACAACCTTGCCTGATCACGAACCAGGGGATCCATCAGGATGCTGCCGTTGTGGCCATCATCAATTCGCCCGGCCGCCTTGGTGTACAGCATGGATGGGCCAGGGTCGACGGCCCATTTATTGCAACCAAAACCCATAAAAACACTATTTACGAGCTCAACTGGAAAAACGCTTTCAGTGTATATAAAGAAGTTGTGGAAAATGATTCAGGAAGGGTTATTACCGGCGAAAACTTCTTCGATGTATCAAAAGCATATCCATTTGGGATCTCGCGTGAACGGACCGAATGTATAGTTCGTGATCCAATAACGGTAAATGATGACGGCGCACTGGTTTGCGTGGGGGAAGTCCCAGAAAACTCTGTCCTGGCAATACTTAGAGGAGAAAGCACATTACTGACGGAAGCTGCCAGGAATGCAACCCTTAATTGTCTCGAAACACAATCCACCGCCAATCATGCGATTGTCTTCGACTGTATCTCAAGGGTTTTGTTCCTGCAGGATGCCTATAACACTGAAATTAATGAAGTACACAATGCGATCCAGCAAGCCAATCCCGGTCTGCTATTAAAAGGAGCTCTTACATTGGGTGAAATTGCCGCCCAGCAGGGATACCTTGAGTTTCTGAATAAGACCATTGTGGTCGGGTTGCTCGATTAA